DNA from Pseudophryne corroboree isolate aPseCor3 chromosome 3 unlocalized genomic scaffold, aPseCor3.hap2 SUPER_3_unloc_15, whole genome shotgun sequence:
gggtggaatacacagcccatggaagttattactcaaaatacctacaccaatcctgcattattctttctgtgtcttttttttttgtctgtctggTTTATATTTTgatgtgtaatacttaaatcttctgtattatgtgcattgtttgagttctagttggcgcctcagtgctgctctgccaagcagccttcgtctttagtcttacatgtataatatgttgagtctattttacagttgcaatgtgcagtatgaactcatatgtgtaatgtatgctatgtttttcccccttcttatgccatgtatttccctttcatgttgctgcttggcgatgcattgtaccacaaacaatTCCTAGTGTAGGCGAGtaaacctggccaataaagctgattctgatgattTATGTCTCAGAGTAAAGAAattacttctcacctgtgtgacttcgctgatgtctaataagaactgatttgtgtgcaaaagatttcccacactcagaacatggaaatgctttctcacctgtgtgactttgctgatgggaaacaagttgtgatttgtatgtaaaacatttcccacactcagagcaagaaaatggcttctcacctgtgtgacttctctgatgtataacaagaactgatttgtgtgcaaaacatttcccacactcagagcaagaaaatggcttctcacctgtgtgacttctctgatgtctcacaagatgtgatttgtgttcaaaacatttcccacactcagaacatggaaatgccttctcacctgtgtgactttgctgatgggtaacaagttgtgatttccgtgtaaaacatttcccacactcagagcaagaaaatggcttctcacctgtgtgacttctctgatgtataacaagaactgatttgtgtgcaaaacatttcccacactcagagcaagaaaatggcttctcacctgtgtgacttctctgatgtctcacaagatgtgatttgtgttcaaaacatttcccacactcagaacatggaaatgccttctcacctgtgtgactttgctgatgggtaacaagttgtgatttccgtgtaaaatatttcccacactcagagcaagaaaatggcttctcacctgtgtgacttctgtgatgtataacaagatctgatttacatgcaaaacatttcccacactcagaacatggaaaaggcttttcacctgtgtgactgcgcagatgtgtaacaagttgtgatttacttacaaaacatttcccacactcagtacatggaaatggcttctcaccagtgtgacttcgctgatgtctaacaagaactgatttgtgtgcaaaacatttcccacactcagaacatggaaatgccttctcacctgtgtgacttctctgatgtctaacaagttgtgatttctgtgtaaaacatttcccacactcagaacatggaaatgccttctcacctgtgtgactttgctgatgggtaacaagttgtgatttctgtgtaaaacatttcccacactcagagcaagaaaatggcttctcacctgtgtgacttctgtgatgtataacaagatctgatttccatacaaaacatttcccacactcagaacatggaaaaggcttctcacctgtgtgactgcgcagatgtgtaacaagttgtgatttacttacaaaacatttcccacactcagaacatggaaaaggcttctcacctgtgtgactgcgcagatgtgtaacaagttgtgatttacttacaaaacatttcccacactcagaacatggaaatggcttctcacctgtgtgacttctgtgatgcataacaagatgtgatttacttacacaacatttcccacactcagaacatgggaatgccttctcacctgtgtgactttgctgatgggtaacaagttgtgatttttgtgtaacACATTTCCAGCACTCAGaagaagaaaatggcttctcacctgtgtgacttctctgatgtctaacaagatgtgatttaagtgcaaaacatttcccacactcagaacatggaaatggcttctcacctgtgtgacttccgtGATgattaacaagttgtgatttgtatgtaaaacatttcccacactcagaacatatcagtggcctctcacctgccttacctgtgtgtgggttattaggctttgtgttctttgtaaaacatttggcatctatagaacacggaaacactgtatctactgtcagagctgtgacagatgcaccaatatcagagtgatcaggacaaCATTTcccgggatcagctgatagagctggatgtataattggggtaatggggttatctcctggagaatcctgtctactgtcattatcttttatgtcacaatccggggataacattagatgtccttctgagatatttctgcttgtgtgtccatctgctggaaataaaacacattatggaaatgtgacattttctgtaacaatattaatcttgtaaacaataggagaagatgaCTCTCTGgggcacttaattgtaaatgtgtgtgtataataaaacataacttttactgaaggctttataatattgtgtctcagactatcattgtgtccaccctcctgagaacactcccaataacaaatgtaatattataataagacttagatatatcgctctcttgtactggtaactatccatgaagtataaatggagatgtagtcactcgccaagtcctatgtcagcaccaatgtaaaacaatggatggggaacatatcgtatgaattggagattctagatgaacaataacatcagtcatatgagctgatggatcagagaaatgtctcctaacgttactcctggaagcattggtaaggtagtattcctttatgtgtgtgctcatacgctggtaagcctgtacatgtgttactcacccttatataatgtatattgctacagcagagtaggtgtggaacaaggtactttacatgcaatacaccatatgatatcctgtaatcatcatctgctagatTATAATCAactttctcttaggtcctagaggacacttgagtccatttagtaccatggggtatagatgggtcctttgggagccactggcactttaagagtttaatagtgtgggctggctcctccctctatgcccctcctaccagactcagtttagaaaatgtgccgggaggagccggtcacagctagaggaactcctaggagttttcttagttttttattttctagagttagttaggttataggaaggctgctggcaacagcctccctgcttcgtgggacttagggggaggggaggatagaaaccaacttcctgaagagttaatggttctctactccgctgacagggcactgagctcctgaggttgctGATCGCAAGTCCACGAggcaactgctcactcccgcagcatggccgccaacccctaacaaagccagaagaaagtggtgagtacagcgctagCGTCCCGGCTAGCGAGTTGCCGGCGCAAGGGtggaagcgcagctctgacaggctgcgctgcaggaaggctcagcaacacacaatgTAGgcactttgaggggcgtcctgagcacgCGCgcataaaccctacactggtcacgcagataACAGGGGCTAATATACCTGTTAGCGCTAAAatcttcaggccagtataaacaattagtgcaggaagccatgcgccattacaaggggcggggcttcctctcagagtggatccagcactcaccagtgccattttctccctgccgatcataggaactaggacactgacagggagcgctgccctccctattaaggttagttagtcagcgccaggcttttatcataataactgcctacaggggcgctgtgtggctggctcctattatgtctaaggactctgtgtcctgtgctgcagagtgtgtatattctcctgaggagtctattccatgtactcaggactgccatgtgctgtctcagccttctgaatccgaacccccatgggtggattctttaaggggaatgatatcccagatttcaacaaggatgtcacatactgagaaagagacgcaggtatTGAAACAATCTGTTGTGGgtatgaagtattcagctcccactacttcatctaaaaccccacctacataccccaaaaaacgtacacttgcccagataatgcaagctgacactgataccaactctgatacagggggacgtgatggggatatgcaggggggatgcatcccttgctaaaggggtgcagctaatgactgaagccatta
Protein-coding regions in this window:
- the LOC134983441 gene encoding gastrula zinc finger protein XlCGF26.1-like — encoded protein: MLSPDCDIKDNDSRQDSPGDNPITPIIHPALSADPGKCCPDHSDIGASVTALTVDTVFPCSIDAKCFTKNTKPNNPHTGKAGERPLICSECGKCFTYKSQLVNHHGSHTGEKPFPCSECGKCFALKSHLVRHQRSHTGEKPFSSSECWKCVTQKSQLVTHQQSHTGEKAFPCSECGKCCVSKSHLVMHHRSHTGEKPFPCSECGKCFVSKSQLVTHLRSHTGEKPFPCSECGKCFVSKSQLVTHLRSHTGEKPFPCSECGKCFVWKSDLVIHHRSHTGEKPFSCSECGKCFTQKSQLVTHQQSHTGEKAFPCSECGKCFTQKSQLVRHQRSHTGEKAFPCSECGKCFAHKSVLVRHQRSHTGEKPFPCTECGKCFVSKSQLVTHLRSHTGEKPFPCSECGKCFACKSDLVIHHRSHTGEKPFSCSECGKYFTRKSQLVTHQQSHTGEKAFPCSECGKCFEHKSHLVRHQRSHTGEKPFSCSECGKCFAHKSVLVIHQRSHTGEKPFSCSECGKCFTRKSQLVTHQQSHTGEKAFPCSECGKCFEHKSHLVRHQRSHTGEKPFSCSECGKCFAHKSVLVIHQRSHTGEKPFSCSECGKCFTYKSQLVSHQQSHTGEKAFPCSECGKSFAHKSVLIRHQRSHTGEK